One window of the Gemmatimonadales bacterium genome contains the following:
- a CDS encoding amidohydrolase family protein, producing the protein MKIRTATLALALLPALLTAQRPGGAAQSTQIKPGESCPPGMTEIRPRNCQAPTLEPPSILDYRPRSTLIAPEHPIPRAKYPVIDYHGHPGALLNSAEGLEQLRAAMDGLNIRVMVSASNASGEALARQVALVKASPAMADRVRILAGIDFRNVGPGWAERAVKQLEADVAAGAVGIGEISKSLGLSIRKADGSRLQIDDPDLDPVWAAAARLRLPVFIHTADPSEFWQPLDYNNERWLELALFPNRRYPADQFPSFEQLAAERDNLIRRNPKTTFVVAHLGWHAADLGRLAKLMDSFPNMYTEVGAVLYDIGRQPRAAHDFFVRFQDRILFGKDSFQPEEYPYFWRVFETRDDYFSYYRDYHATWKLYGIDLPDEVLKKVYYANALRITAGLPQRGWP; encoded by the coding sequence ATGAAGATTCGTACCGCAACCCTGGCACTCGCCCTTCTGCCCGCCCTCCTTACTGCCCAGCGCCCGGGGGGCGCAGCACAATCGACCCAGATCAAGCCGGGCGAGTCCTGTCCACCGGGTATGACGGAAATCCGGCCGCGCAACTGCCAGGCGCCGACGCTCGAACCGCCCAGCATTCTGGACTACCGGCCACGCTCCACCCTGATTGCTCCGGAGCATCCGATTCCGCGGGCCAAGTATCCGGTCATCGACTACCACGGCCACCCGGGCGCACTGCTCAATTCCGCCGAGGGGCTCGAGCAGCTCCGGGCCGCCATGGACGGCCTCAACATTCGAGTCATGGTATCCGCGAGCAACGCATCGGGAGAAGCGCTTGCTCGGCAAGTTGCGCTCGTCAAGGCAAGCCCAGCCATGGCCGACCGGGTCCGCATCCTGGCCGGGATCGACTTCCGCAACGTGGGACCCGGATGGGCCGAACGTGCCGTCAAGCAGCTGGAGGCGGATGTCGCAGCCGGTGCCGTCGGTATCGGCGAGATCAGCAAGTCGTTGGGGCTGTCGATCCGGAAGGCCGACGGCAGTCGATTGCAGATCGACGACCCCGACCTCGATCCGGTCTGGGCGGCCGCGGCGCGGCTCCGGTTGCCGGTCTTCATCCACACCGCCGATCCATCGGAGTTCTGGCAGCCGCTCGACTACAACAACGAGCGGTGGCTCGAGCTGGCCCTCTTTCCCAACCGGCGCTACCCGGCCGATCAGTTTCCGAGCTTCGAGCAATTGGCCGCGGAACGCGACAATCTGATTCGGCGGAACCCCAAAACCACCTTTGTCGTCGCACATCTCGGCTGGCACGCCGCGGACCTGGGCCGCCTTGCCAAGCTGATGGACAGCTTTCCCAACATGTATACGGAAGTCGGCGCCGTGCTGTATGACATCGGACGCCAGCCGCGCGCCGCCCACGATTTCTTTGTGCGGTTCCAGGACCGGATCCTGTTCGGCAAGGATTCGTTCCAGCCGGAGGAGTACCCCTACTTCTGGCGCGTCTTCGAAACGCGAGACGACTACTTCAGTTACTACCGCGACTATCACGCAACCTGGAAGCTCTACGGCATCGACCTCCCCGACGAGGTCTTGAAAAAGGTCTACTACGCCAACGCCTTGCGCATTACCGCCGGGCTGCCGCAGCGCGGCTGGCCCTGA
- a CDS encoding lmo0937 family membrane protein, translating into MLETIAVVLLVLWVLGLVSSYTIGGFIHVLLVLAIVIVLLRVIRGRRPV; encoded by the coding sequence ATGCTGGAGACCATTGCGGTCGTGCTCTTGGTGCTGTGGGTGCTTGGCCTTGTGAGCAGCTACACCATCGGTGGATTCATCCACGTCCTTCTGGTGCTGGCGATCGTCATCGTCCTGCTCCGGGTCATTCGGGGTCGCAGACCGGTCTAG
- a CDS encoding peptide chain release factor 3, which yields MPDAERLAPPLTSPEAGSADRRLDFEVARRRTFAIISHPDAGKTTLTEKLLLYGGAIHLAGTVKARRQSRHATSDWMELERERGISVTSSVMQFDYEGVRLNLLDTPGHQDFSEDTYRTLMAADSAVMLLDNRKGVEERTRQLFDVCRRRRMPIVTFVNKCDRAGTDPLTLIGDVERDLGLVCRPMTWPVYGPLGLAGVYERRSGLVLLFERAGDHGASRTEASTLALDDPALTEIIGPSGHAALRDEIALLDEAGHPFDLDQVHSGELSPVYFGSALTNFGVEPFLADYLSMAPAPGPRESSIGTIMPNAPDFSGFVFKIQANMDPKHRDRIAFLRICSGRFEAGKDVVHVRTGRRFKLAAPQQFLARERSQVEEAWSGDVVGIMDRGTLRIGDTLAENPALRYDGIPRFPPEHFARVLPADPLKRKQLDSGLRDLSEEGAAQVFYADERSGSAPILGAVGRLQFDVMVHRLAHEYSAPCRLEPLSLGHPRWVTGPEDAIIRAGHQRGRYLVYDAKGAPVLLFQDQWNLRGALEHEKELTFHDVAP from the coding sequence ATACCCGATGCGGAGCGTTTGGCCCCGCCTCTGACGTCGCCTGAAGCAGGTTCCGCGGATCGGCGCCTCGATTTCGAGGTGGCCCGCCGCCGGACCTTTGCGATTATCAGTCATCCGGACGCCGGCAAGACCACGCTGACGGAAAAACTACTGTTGTACGGTGGCGCGATTCATCTGGCCGGAACCGTCAAGGCGCGGCGGCAATCACGCCATGCCACCTCGGACTGGATGGAACTCGAGCGGGAGCGCGGAATTTCGGTCACGTCGAGCGTCATGCAGTTCGATTATGAGGGTGTGCGTCTCAACCTGCTCGATACCCCGGGTCACCAGGACTTCTCGGAAGACACCTACCGGACGCTGATGGCGGCTGACAGTGCCGTCATGCTGCTGGACAATCGCAAAGGCGTCGAAGAGCGGACGCGACAGTTGTTCGATGTCTGTCGACGCCGGCGAATGCCGATTGTCACGTTCGTCAACAAGTGTGATCGGGCCGGCACCGACCCCCTGACCCTGATTGGCGATGTCGAACGCGACCTTGGGCTCGTCTGCCGCCCCATGACGTGGCCGGTGTACGGTCCGCTCGGCCTGGCCGGCGTCTACGAGCGGCGGTCTGGCCTGGTGCTGTTGTTCGAGCGTGCTGGTGATCACGGCGCCTCACGTACCGAGGCGTCGACCCTCGCGCTCGACGATCCGGCTCTGACCGAGATCATCGGACCGAGCGGGCATGCTGCGCTTCGTGACGAAATCGCACTGCTGGACGAGGCGGGCCATCCGTTCGACCTGGATCAGGTTCATTCAGGGGAGCTTTCCCCGGTGTATTTCGGCAGTGCGCTCACCAACTTCGGGGTCGAGCCGTTTCTGGCCGACTACCTGAGCATGGCACCGGCCCCGGGTCCACGAGAGTCTTCGATCGGTACGATCATGCCGAATGCGCCGGATTTTTCCGGGTTTGTCTTCAAGATCCAGGCTAACATGGATCCCAAACATCGCGACCGGATTGCGTTTCTGCGGATCTGTTCGGGCCGCTTCGAAGCGGGGAAGGACGTCGTGCACGTGCGGACCGGGCGCCGTTTCAAGCTGGCAGCTCCGCAGCAGTTTCTGGCGCGCGAACGAAGCCAGGTCGAAGAGGCCTGGTCAGGCGATGTCGTTGGTATCATGGACCGCGGCACGCTGCGCATCGGGGATACCCTGGCGGAGAACCCGGCGCTGCGGTATGACGGGATCCCGCGGTTTCCGCCCGAGCACTTTGCCCGCGTGCTCCCGGCCGATCCGCTCAAGCGGAAGCAGCTCGACTCCGGGTTGCGGGATCTGTCGGAGGAGGGTGCGGCTCAGGTGTTCTACGCGGATGAGCGCTCGGGCTCGGCTCCGATCCTCGGCGCGGTTGGTCGGCTGCAGTTCGACGTGATGGTGCATCGGCTGGCGCACGAGTACAGCGCGCCATGTCGACTGGAGCCGCTGAGCCTGGGGCATCCCCGGTGGGTGACCGGGCCTGAGGATGCCATTATTCGGGCCGGACATCAACGGGGTCGCTACCTCGTGTACGATGCCAAAGGTGCCCCGGTGCTGCTGTTTCAGGATCAGTGGAATCTGCGAGGTGCACTGGAGCACGAGAAGGAGCTCACCTTCCACGACGTGGCTCCCTAG
- a CDS encoding carboxypeptidase regulatory-like domain-containing protein — protein sequence MQRYALNLAVVGALAVPMTLDAQAVLIGRVVNDSTKAPIAGAEIILEPNARRLESDSLGRFVLDRLPLGAASAIVRKIGYRGVRIRTLIFSSDTLDVEVPLEPAGAYELAPIEVVASGVPPGMAAYAERRLRGTGSYIDADELRRSEYRGLSDLLRMQRGIRMASNRYGRWIVTGSRSNCPMSIWLDGVKIYSSADRIGPPDIDDFPIAQLEAIEIYRGGADTPPELDPGKSSCGTIVLWTRRR from the coding sequence ATGCAACGGTATGCTCTCAATCTCGCGGTTGTCGGCGCACTTGCGGTTCCGATGACGCTCGACGCCCAGGCCGTTCTGATCGGGCGGGTCGTCAACGATTCGACCAAGGCGCCGATTGCCGGTGCCGAGATCATCCTGGAGCCCAACGCCCGTAGGCTCGAATCCGACTCGCTCGGTCGGTTCGTCCTCGACCGCCTGCCCCTCGGCGCCGCCAGCGCGATCGTTCGGAAGATCGGCTACCGGGGTGTCCGAATTCGGACCCTCATCTTCAGCAGTGATACCCTCGACGTCGAAGTCCCGCTCGAACCGGCAGGTGCCTACGAGCTCGCGCCGATCGAGGTGGTCGCATCCGGCGTTCCACCGGGCATGGCTGCCTACGCAGAGCGCCGACTCCGAGGCACCGGCAGCTATATCGATGCGGATGAACTTCGACGCTCGGAATACCGCGGGCTGAGCGACCTGCTCCGCATGCAACGCGGCATTCGGATGGCCTCAAACCGGTACGGTCGCTGGATCGTGACCGGATCACGATCGAACTGCCCCATGTCGATCTGGCTCGATGGGGTAAAGATCTACAGCTCGGCCGACCGAATCGGGCCGCCTGACATCGACGACTTTCCGATTGCCCAGCTGGAGGCAATCGAGATCTATCGAGGTGGCGCCGACACCCCGCCGGAGCTGGATCCGGGCAAGAGCAGCTGCGGAACCATCGTACTCTGGACCCGCCGCCGCTGA
- a CDS encoding proline dehydrogenase family protein: MSIARSLLLKAADSPWLAAQMSKRRFSQRAIRKFMPGETMEDALQAAAVLATQGQGSLLTQLGEAMTSLDAAAAVRDHYLQLFDEIAKRGIPAWVSIKPTQLGIDQSLATCRDHLLQLGEAAAASRSSLWIDMEDHSYVDRTIELYAEVRQHHERTGLAIQAYLYRTPKDIEALLPLKPWIRLVKGAYREPATVAFPAKRDVDAAYYDLAVRLLEAARAQGALAVFGTHDVPLVERLRAKAKQLGVSRADYEIHMLYGIKVSDQARLTREGETIKTLVSYGHAWFKWYMRRLAERPANVWFALKSIIA; this comes from the coding sequence ATGTCGATCGCCCGTTCGTTGTTGCTCAAAGCCGCCGACAGTCCCTGGCTGGCTGCCCAAATGTCCAAACGGCGGTTCTCGCAGCGCGCCATCCGGAAGTTCATGCCCGGCGAAACGATGGAGGATGCGCTCCAGGCGGCGGCCGTGCTCGCCACGCAGGGCCAGGGCTCGCTCCTGACGCAACTCGGCGAGGCCATGACGAGTCTCGACGCGGCAGCCGCCGTGCGGGACCACTATCTCCAGCTCTTCGATGAGATCGCCAAGCGAGGGATCCCGGCGTGGGTCTCGATCAAGCCAACTCAGCTCGGAATCGACCAGTCCCTGGCAACCTGCCGGGATCACTTACTGCAGCTCGGCGAGGCGGCGGCGGCCAGCCGCTCCTCGCTCTGGATCGACATGGAAGATCACAGCTACGTCGATCGCACCATCGAACTCTATGCCGAGGTACGGCAGCATCACGAGCGGACCGGCTTGGCCATCCAGGCATACCTGTATCGGACGCCCAAGGACATCGAGGCCCTGTTGCCGCTCAAGCCGTGGATTCGACTCGTGAAGGGCGCCTACCGGGAACCCGCCACGGTGGCCTTTCCCGCCAAGCGAGACGTCGATGCTGCCTACTATGACCTGGCCGTCCGGCTGCTCGAGGCCGCGCGCGCCCAGGGGGCACTCGCCGTGTTCGGAACTCATGACGTTCCGCTGGTCGAACGCCTGCGCGCCAAGGCCAAGCAGCTGGGCGTCAGCCGGGCCGACTATGAGATCCACATGCTCTATGGCATCAAGGTCTCCGATCAGGCTCGCCTGACCCGCGAAGGCGAAACGATCAAGACCCTGGTGAGTTACGGACACGCCTGGTTCAAGTGGTACATGCGGCGGCTGGCCGAGCGACCGGCCAACGTCTGGTTCGCCCTCAAGAGTATCATCGCGTGA
- a CDS encoding 2-oxoacid:ferredoxin oxidoreductase subunit beta, whose translation MTTTPLTVKDYASNQEVRWCPGCGDYAILKAVTKTLADLQLPREQTVFVSGIGCASRFPYYVSTYGFHTIHGRAPAIATGIKLANPSLDIWVVMGDGDSLSIGGNHTMHVLRRNVDLTLLLFNNEIYGLTKGQASPTSRRGTRSPSTPRGSIDTPIAPGAFALGAGARFFARGVDVQQAQLVDVMTRAHAHRGAALVEIFQNCVVFNDGVFDEFTARPVVDDNQLYVKHGQPLRFGKGGVRGLRVRPGTLLLEVVTPGEDGVTDDDILVHDEKDLTLAGMLVQLKPPIFPVAVGVIYDHPARTYEADLMAEVESELARGQDFAALLASGQTWER comes from the coding sequence ATGACCACGACGCCACTGACGGTCAAGGACTATGCCTCGAACCAGGAAGTGCGCTGGTGCCCGGGCTGCGGTGACTATGCCATTCTCAAAGCGGTCACCAAGACGCTGGCAGACCTGCAGCTCCCGCGGGAACAGACGGTCTTCGTCTCGGGCATTGGCTGCGCATCGCGCTTCCCCTACTACGTGTCCACTTACGGGTTCCATACCATCCATGGGCGCGCACCGGCCATCGCCACGGGCATCAAGCTCGCCAATCCCTCGCTCGACATCTGGGTCGTGATGGGCGACGGCGACAGCCTGTCGATCGGCGGCAATCACACCATGCACGTGCTGCGTCGCAACGTCGATCTCACGCTGCTGCTCTTCAACAATGAGATATACGGCCTCACCAAAGGCCAGGCGTCGCCAACCTCCCGGCGCGGAACCCGTTCACCGTCGACGCCGCGCGGTTCGATCGACACGCCAATTGCCCCGGGCGCGTTTGCTCTGGGCGCGGGAGCACGTTTCTTCGCACGCGGGGTGGACGTCCAGCAAGCTCAACTGGTCGACGTGATGACCCGGGCGCATGCGCACCGCGGCGCCGCGCTGGTCGAGATCTTTCAGAACTGCGTCGTCTTCAATGATGGCGTCTTCGATGAGTTCACCGCCCGCCCCGTGGTCGACGACAATCAGCTCTACGTGAAGCACGGGCAGCCACTCCGTTTCGGGAAGGGTGGCGTGCGCGGCCTTCGGGTCCGACCGGGCACGCTATTGCTCGAAGTCGTAACGCCAGGCGAGGACGGCGTTACCGATGACGACATCCTGGTGCACGACGAGAAGGATCTGACGCTGGCCGGGATGCTGGTCCAGCTCAAGCCGCCGATCTTCCCGGTTGCCGTCGGCGTGATCTACGACCACCCGGCGCGCACCTACGAAGCGGACCTGATGGCCGAAGTCGAGAGCGAACTCGCTCGCGGTCAGGACTTCGCCGCGCTCCTGGCCAGCGGCCAGACCTGGGAACGCTGA
- a CDS encoding rhomboid family intramembrane serine protease, protein MFPYKDENPTLRTPVVTYLLIGLNLASWFLLQGLGSEPALSASVCELGLIPGEVLGRVPAGVPIPMGAWSCETDGVGWITVLSSMFLHGGWFHLLGNMWFLWVFGNNVEDSMGRARFLLFYLATGAAAAAAQIGVNPGSVIPMVGASGAISGVMGAYIVLYPRVRVHMLVFLGIFITRVAVPAVFMLGYWFLLQLVGGIPALAREGGGVAFWAHAGGFVAGMVLVFLFRDPKLLAVRRSYRMPA, encoded by the coding sequence ATGTTCCCATATAAGGACGAGAACCCGACGCTGCGGACCCCGGTGGTCACCTATCTGCTGATCGGGCTCAACCTCGCCTCGTGGTTCCTGCTGCAGGGCTTGGGCAGTGAGCCGGCCTTGTCTGCCTCGGTCTGCGAACTGGGTCTGATTCCCGGTGAGGTGCTCGGGCGGGTGCCCGCGGGAGTACCCATTCCGATGGGCGCATGGAGCTGCGAGACCGACGGCGTCGGCTGGATAACGGTGCTCTCTTCGATGTTCCTGCACGGCGGCTGGTTTCACCTGCTCGGCAACATGTGGTTCCTCTGGGTATTCGGCAACAATGTCGAAGACTCGATGGGACGTGCCCGGTTCCTGCTGTTCTACCTGGCAACCGGGGCGGCGGCAGCGGCGGCGCAGATCGGGGTCAATCCGGGAAGCGTGATTCCCATGGTTGGCGCCTCAGGGGCGATCAGCGGGGTCATGGGAGCGTATATCGTTCTCTACCCGCGGGTCCGGGTTCATATGCTGGTATTCCTGGGCATCTTCATTACCCGGGTGGCGGTCCCTGCGGTCTTTATGCTGGGTTATTGGTTTCTGCTCCAGCTGGTCGGGGGAATCCCGGCGCTGGCGCGCGAGGGGGGCGGGGTTGCCTTCTGGGCGCATGCGGGCGGGTTCGTCGCGGGGATGGTCCTCGTGTTCCTGTTTCGAGACCCGAAGCTGCTTGCGGTGCGGCGTTCGTACCGCATGCCGGCATGA
- a CDS encoding secondary thiamine-phosphate synthase enzyme YjbQ: MASHTHYLWFTTRKRQEIIDITGEVETQLRASGIQEGYALVSAMHISASVFVNDHESGLWHDILHWLEHTVAPWDPDRYRHNETGEDNAAAHLRSLTIGHEVIVPVTEGKLDLGPWQRVFYGEWDGQRRKRVIIKILGER; this comes from the coding sequence ATGGCAAGCCATACGCATTACCTCTGGTTCACGACCAGGAAGCGCCAGGAGATCATTGATATCACGGGTGAAGTCGAGACGCAGTTGCGGGCCAGCGGCATTCAGGAGGGGTATGCGCTGGTCTCTGCCATGCACATCAGCGCGTCGGTCTTCGTCAACGATCACGAGTCAGGCTTGTGGCACGACATCCTGCACTGGCTCGAACATACCGTGGCGCCCTGGGATCCCGACCGCTATCGCCACAACGAAACCGGCGAAGACAACGCTGCGGCGCACCTGCGCAGCCTGACCATCGGGCACGAGGTCATCGTGCCGGTCACGGAGGGCAAACTCGACCTGGGCCCCTGGCAGCGAGTGTTCTACGGCGAGTGGGACGGCCAGCGACGGAAGCGGGTCATCATCAAGATCCTGGGGGAGCGATAG
- a CDS encoding SusC/RagA family TonB-linked outer membrane protein, whose protein sequence is MTQFRQAGRGASAFRAAGRPGRIAALLVGLLAFSGTAAAQSTGTLRGRVIERGNDAPIPGVQIQVTAGTTRVSALTSQDGRYSLAVPSGAISVRAVRIGYAPVTQTGNVAAGGEVVLDFTLEPTVVQLEEVVTTATGEQSRREVGNVVATLKVDSLVSRSPVTSVADVLNARTAGVQVVQGAGQTGSSPSIRIRGSSSLSLTNEPLFIVDGVRMDNSPQPGGTTISSQRVNRLATFNPDEIESLDVIKGPSAAALYGTAAANGVIVIKTKRGRAGRTQWSTYAEAGRVSQPAQFFDNYRSWGRNIVGGVPQPAAIQCRISQQALGNCVIDSLTTFNPLMNKETTPFSTQPRTMFGAQASGGSDRFRFFISAEREDETGPYEMPEAEITRLTAIRGKAPIDEHVHPNKLGQTSLRGNFSVGLTPTLDLTVSTGYLNRQLRTPFDGGYFAGLSFQTYFAPGFRTAFNGASAQHIGDIMSVEQWMRDQRLTTSSTLNWTPNSWLSGRAVIGMDQTQGYGYRFARFGEGTITGWGPPGQTGGKDVNRNTYSRYSVDLGGSAAWSVNSSISAKTAVGVQWFKDTQYQTLARGYSLPPGATTPNAASIQTSGEFTEENATYGGYIEQTFGLKDRLYLTGGVRTDQNSAFGSNIGNTIYPRAALSYVISDESWFPEITDGGNIRLRAAFGRAGVQPTTIAALQFLNAFTVPIDGVETPGLRIAALGNADLKPEVTTEIEAGIDAGLFNERILLEFTYFTKTSKDALVQQPLPPSFGAGATQWQNLAKVRNRGFEVSLNADVIRAKPVSWNVNVTASSIKNLLVDAGGAALAETQGQRNAVGYPLFGLWDRPILGWNDTNGDGILVDSEIQVGTTAVYRGPTLPTREGAVTSTIGLFDQKVRLVGLVDYRGGHYNQWGFENQRCASGNCRAVNDPSTPLADQAAALARNSGAFGNSTWGYFVENDFIRLRELSVSVDVPTSVTRKIGFGTANVVLSGRNLGTLWTKYPGIDPETNAIVQNTGGGNNDYYAPPPARYWLLRVNLGF, encoded by the coding sequence ATGACTCAATTTCGACAGGCCGGTCGCGGTGCCTCCGCGTTCCGCGCCGCAGGTCGACCGGGCCGGATTGCCGCGCTCCTGGTCGGCCTCCTCGCGTTCAGCGGTACGGCCGCTGCGCAATCCACCGGAACGCTTCGTGGTCGCGTCATCGAACGCGGCAACGACGCCCCCATCCCGGGCGTTCAGATCCAGGTCACCGCAGGCACCACCCGTGTCTCGGCGCTGACCTCTCAGGATGGTCGCTACTCTCTCGCGGTGCCGAGTGGAGCGATCTCGGTTCGGGCCGTGCGGATCGGCTACGCACCGGTGACGCAGACCGGCAACGTGGCCGCCGGCGGTGAAGTCGTCCTCGACTTCACACTCGAGCCAACCGTCGTCCAGCTCGAAGAGGTCGTCACCACGGCCACCGGCGAGCAGTCTCGCCGCGAAGTGGGCAACGTGGTCGCGACGCTCAAGGTCGACTCGCTGGTCAGCCGCAGCCCGGTCACCAGCGTGGCCGACGTCCTCAACGCCCGAACCGCCGGCGTCCAGGTCGTCCAGGGGGCCGGTCAAACCGGTTCATCGCCCTCGATCCGGATCCGTGGCTCGAGCTCGCTCTCGCTCACCAACGAACCGCTCTTCATCGTGGATGGCGTCCGGATGGACAACTCGCCGCAGCCCGGCGGCACCACCATCTCGTCGCAGCGGGTCAACCGGCTCGCGACCTTCAACCCGGACGAGATCGAGTCGCTCGACGTCATCAAGGGTCCGTCGGCCGCCGCGCTGTACGGTACCGCTGCTGCCAACGGCGTCATCGTGATCAAGACCAAGCGCGGACGCGCCGGGCGGACCCAGTGGTCCACCTACGCCGAAGCGGGTCGGGTATCGCAGCCGGCCCAGTTTTTCGACAACTACCGCAGCTGGGGCCGCAACATCGTGGGCGGCGTGCCGCAGCCGGCGGCCATTCAGTGCCGGATTTCGCAGCAGGCGCTCGGCAACTGCGTCATCGACAGCCTGACCACCTTCAATCCGTTGATGAACAAGGAAACCACGCCGTTCAGCACCCAGCCGCGGACCATGTTTGGTGCGCAGGCCTCGGGCGGCAGCGACCGGTTCCGGTTCTTCATCAGCGCCGAGCGTGAGGACGAAACCGGCCCGTACGAAATGCCGGAAGCCGAAATCACGCGCCTGACCGCGATCCGCGGCAAGGCCCCGATCGACGAGCATGTTCACCCGAACAAGCTCGGCCAGACCAGCTTGCGCGGCAATTTCTCCGTGGGCCTGACCCCGACACTCGACCTGACGGTGTCGACCGGCTACCTGAACCGTCAGCTGCGGACCCCGTTCGACGGGGGCTACTTCGCCGGCCTGTCGTTCCAGACCTATTTCGCTCCGGGCTTCCGCACCGCGTTCAACGGCGCCTCGGCACAGCACATCGGCGACATTATGTCGGTCGAGCAGTGGATGCGCGATCAGCGGCTCACCACCAGCAGCACGCTCAACTGGACCCCGAACTCCTGGCTCAGTGGCCGCGCCGTCATCGGCATGGACCAGACCCAGGGCTACGGCTACCGGTTTGCCCGCTTCGGCGAAGGCACCATCACCGGGTGGGGCCCGCCCGGACAGACCGGCGGCAAAGACGTGAACCGCAACACCTACAGCCGGTACTCGGTCGACCTGGGTGGCTCCGCCGCCTGGAGCGTCAACTCCTCGATCTCGGCCAAGACAGCCGTTGGCGTGCAGTGGTTCAAGGACACACAGTACCAGACTCTCGCACGCGGCTACTCGCTGCCACCGGGCGCTACGACGCCGAACGCGGCCTCGATTCAGACCTCCGGTGAGTTCACCGAAGAGAACGCCACCTACGGCGGTTACATCGAGCAGACCTTCGGACTCAAGGACCGCCTCTACCTGACCGGCGGCGTCCGGACCGACCAGAACAGCGCGTTCGGTTCCAATATCGGTAACACGATCTACCCGCGGGCTGCGCTGTCGTACGTGATCAGCGATGAGTCCTGGTTCCCGGAAATCACCGATGGCGGCAACATCCGCCTGCGCGCCGCCTTCGGCCGCGCCGGGGTGCAGCCGACCACGATTGCGGCACTGCAGTTCCTCAACGCCTTCACGGTTCCGATCGACGGCGTCGAGACTCCGGGTCTCCGCATCGCGGCACTCGGCAACGCCGACCTCAAGCCGGAAGTCACCACGGAAATCGAAGCCGGTATCGACGCTGGGTTGTTCAACGAGCGGATCCTGCTCGAGTTCACCTACTTCACCAAGACCAGCAAAGACGCGCTCGTGCAGCAGCCGCTGCCGCCCTCATTCGGCGCTGGTGCAACCCAGTGGCAGAACCTCGCCAAGGTGCGCAACCGCGGCTTCGAGGTCTCGCTCAATGCCGACGTGATCCGCGCCAAGCCGGTCTCGTGGAACGTCAACGTCACGGCATCGTCGATCAAGAACCTCCTGGTCGACGCTGGTGGCGCCGCCCTCGCGGAAACGCAGGGTCAGCGGAACGCTGTGGGCTATCCGCTCTTCGGCCTCTGGGATCGTCCGATCCTGGGCTGGAACGACACCAACGGCGATGGCATCCTGGTCGACAGCGAGATTCAGGTCGGCACCACCGCAGTGTACCGCGGTCCGACCCTGCCGACGCGCGAAGGCGCCGTCACCAGCACCATTGGTCTCTTCGACCAGAAGGTTCGGCTGGTCGGTCTCGTCGACTATCGCGGCGGTCACTACAACCAGTGGGGCTTCGAGAACCAGCGGTGCGCCAGCGGTAACTGCCGGGCCGTCAACGACCCGTCGACGCCGCTGGCCGATCAGGCCGCTGCGCTGGCCCGCAACAGCGGGGCTTTCGGTAACTCGACCTGGGGGTACTTCGTCGAGAACGACTTCATTCGTCTCCGCGAACTCTCGGTCTCGGTCGACGTTCCGACTTCCGTGACCCGGAAGATCGGCTTCGGGACCGCCAACGTCGTGCTGAGCGGCCGCAACCTCGGCACGCTGTGGACCAAGTACCCGGGCATCGACCCCGAAACCAACGCCATCGTCCAGAACACCGGTGGCGGCAACAACGACTATTACGCGCCGCCGCCGGCTCGCTACTGGCTGCTCCGCGTCAACCTGGGCTTCTAA
- a CDS encoding DinB family protein encodes MTAPEPWLRGPIPGVPALLQPAAHAFVMAREDVDKATFGLDQSCTWLTPGGSPSIGFHIAHLSGSTDRLLTYARGEGLSDTQRGALLAESTLATSQPSLDLLRSAWHATVEAALRQLASTDPGSLLDPREVGRAKLPSNVIGLLFHAAEHASRHVGQIITLARVVRTTTTPPA; translated from the coding sequence GTGACGGCTCCCGAGCCCTGGCTGAGAGGGCCGATTCCCGGGGTCCCCGCACTGCTGCAGCCGGCGGCTCACGCCTTCGTCATGGCTCGTGAGGACGTGGACAAGGCAACCTTTGGACTAGACCAATCTTGTACCTGGCTTACCCCTGGCGGCTCGCCGTCGATCGGCTTCCATATCGCCCACCTGTCGGGCAGCACCGATCGGCTGCTCACCTACGCGCGGGGTGAAGGATTGTCCGACACCCAGCGAGGTGCGCTCCTGGCCGAGTCGACGCTGGCCACGTCCCAACCCAGCCTCGACTTGCTCCGCAGCGCCTGGCATGCAACTGTCGAGGCGGCGCTCCGCCAGCTGGCAAGCACCGACCCCGGATCCCTGCTGGACCCGCGTGAGGTGGGTCGAGCCAAACTGCCCTCGAACGTGATCGGTCTGCTCTTCCACGCTGCGGAGCACGCATCCCGGCACGTCGGGCAGATCATCACCCTGGCACGAGTCGTTCGGACAACGACAACGCCGCCTGCCTGA